A window of the Coprobacter fastidiosus genome harbors these coding sequences:
- a CDS encoding alginate lyase family protein, protein MKHTSLKSLLFLFVFVLTVLPVFAGGQSYYCYSPDDIIQIRKSAQTSWGRKILDRIKTDIAERRSHDLTVPVVEGGHIHHYYCDKDGQRLTFDWDKPHAHYCSACKTTYTHVNRFDWAWIYMVHRKNQEYLQACMYAYMATGDLLYVNYIKDMLLDYASKYAAYKEYNAARVISDKHSGKAFAQSLDEATWATYALPSYTVIKKYLTQEEIGKIESGLLRPCAELLLNRPAGANWQMWHNSGLAVLGVALENDSIIDVAMNDPVRGYYALMKKHLKPDGWIDEGSPNYHYFPLQALIHTADVMRCRGINLYNEDMRKMFVAPIKGTYPDLSYPAHSDGWYGASVLSELPIHELAFARLKDPVIETVLEHAYGMTDRTAYESLLTGQDIKPVKEPMIQPSYCYPQSGFLCLRSGAVSSVLKFGGQGIGHGHPDKLSITIHNGEKELISDFGTCAYGLKLYLDWYRNSLPHDHGNRRL, encoded by the coding sequence ATGAAACACACATCACTAAAAAGCCTTTTGTTTCTTTTTGTTTTTGTCTTAACCGTATTACCTGTATTTGCAGGTGGACAATCATATTATTGTTATTCTCCGGATGACATCATTCAAATTCGAAAATCTGCGCAGACTTCATGGGGGAGGAAGATTCTTGACCGGATTAAAACGGATATAGCTGAACGCCGTTCCCATGATCTTACAGTTCCCGTTGTCGAAGGAGGACATATTCATCATTATTATTGTGATAAAGACGGTCAGCGGTTGACTTTTGACTGGGATAAGCCTCATGCGCACTATTGCTCGGCTTGTAAAACGACTTATACCCATGTAAACCGTTTCGATTGGGCTTGGATTTATATGGTACACCGTAAAAATCAAGAGTATCTGCAAGCTTGTATGTATGCTTATATGGCTACGGGAGATTTGCTGTATGTCAATTATATCAAAGATATGTTGCTCGATTATGCATCGAAATATGCAGCATATAAAGAGTATAATGCTGCTCGGGTTATTAGTGACAAACATAGCGGCAAGGCTTTTGCGCAAAGTTTAGATGAAGCGACTTGGGCTACCTATGCACTTCCGTCCTACACGGTTATAAAGAAATATCTGACACAAGAAGAGATCGGTAAGATAGAAAGCGGACTTTTGCGTCCTTGCGCTGAATTATTGCTTAATCGCCCTGCCGGGGCAAATTGGCAGATGTGGCATAATAGCGGTCTTGCGGTTTTGGGAGTTGCTTTAGAGAATGACTCTATTATCGACGTTGCTATGAATGATCCGGTAAGGGGATATTATGCTTTGATGAAAAAGCATTTGAAACCCGACGGGTGGATAGATGAAGGTTCTCCTAATTATCATTATTTCCCGTTACAAGCTTTAATTCATACGGCAGATGTCATGCGCTGTCGTGGAATAAATTTGTATAATGAGGATATGAGGAAGATGTTTGTTGCTCCGATTAAGGGAACTTACCCCGATTTAAGCTATCCTGCACATAGTGACGGTTGGTATGGTGCGAGTGTTTTGAGTGAGTTGCCTATTCATGAACTGGCTTTCGCCCGTTTAAAAGACCCGGTTATTGAAACTGTCTTGGAACATGCTTACGGAATGACAGATCGAACGGCATATGAATCGTTGCTTACGGGGCAGGATATAAAGCCTGTTAAAGAACCGATGATACAACCGAGTTATTGTTACCCGCAATCCGGATTTCTTTGTTTGCGAAGCGGAGCTGTTTCTTCGGTATTAAAATTCGGTGGTCAGGGAATAGGGCACGGACATCCCGATAAATTATCTATAACGATACATAACGGAGAAAAAGAACTGATTTCTGATTTCGGTACGTGTGCTTACGGACTTAAATTGTATTTAGATTGGTATCGAAACTCGTTGCCTCATGATCATGGTAACCGTAGATTATAA
- a CDS encoding glycoside hydrolase family 71/99-like protein, which produces MKNKNRLFFVIIMIFPFITISAKNTKYNSYKGLIMAGYQGWFNAPDDGAGRGWYHYSGPKGRFEPGCCTIDMWPDVREYEKVYKTKFVFDDGTPAYTFSSHDPSTVDTHFRWMKEYGLNGVFMQRFVNEVKGKSGKMHFNKVLDSAVSSARKYDRAICIMYDLSGMKKADVDFVLSDLDELDSTYKFKKRKKVPTYLFHNKKPLVAVWGVGFPGRSYDVEDAAKLVEGIQKRGYSVMLGTPARWLPKEGKKPSADQLKLLDLIKKCDIVMPWFVGWYNDKVYLNMQPIIAEHLDWCNKNGVDYAPLAFPGFSWKNMYGPNTTQIPRNKGDFFWAQLSGAISMGAEMLYIAMFDEIDEGTAIFKCATRVPESFVPIEEGLQSDHYLWLVGEAGKMLRKEIPLSISQPVRK; this is translated from the coding sequence ATGAAGAACAAGAATCGTTTATTTTTCGTGATTATAATGATCTTTCCGTTTATCACGATCTCTGCGAAAAATACAAAATATAATTCATATAAGGGACTGATAATGGCAGGCTACCAAGGTTGGTTCAATGCTCCCGATGACGGTGCGGGACGGGGCTGGTATCATTATTCAGGACCGAAAGGTCGTTTCGAACCGGGATGTTGTACTATCGATATGTGGCCTGATGTACGGGAATATGAAAAAGTCTATAAGACGAAGTTTGTTTTTGATGACGGTACTCCGGCTTACACATTCAGTTCACATGACCCTTCTACGGTAGATACCCATTTCCGTTGGATGAAAGAGTATGGTTTAAATGGAGTATTCATGCAACGATTTGTCAATGAAGTAAAAGGGAAGAGTGGGAAAATGCATTTTAATAAAGTGTTAGATTCTGCTGTTTCTTCTGCCCGAAAATATGACAGGGCGATTTGCATAATGTATGATCTGAGCGGAATGAAAAAGGCTGATGTCGATTTTGTACTGTCGGATTTAGATGAGCTGGATAGTACTTATAAGTTTAAGAAAAGAAAAAAAGTGCCGACCTATCTTTTCCATAATAAAAAACCGTTGGTAGCTGTTTGGGGAGTGGGATTCCCCGGCCGTTCTTATGATGTAGAAGATGCTGCGAAGTTGGTAGAGGGAATTCAAAAACGGGGATACAGCGTTATGTTAGGGACTCCGGCGAGATGGCTTCCCAAAGAGGGGAAAAAGCCCTCTGCAGATCAGCTCAAGTTATTAGATCTAATAAAAAAATGTGATATCGTAATGCCTTGGTTTGTGGGATGGTATAATGATAAGGTATATCTGAATATGCAGCCGATTATAGCGGAACATTTAGATTGGTGTAATAAAAATGGGGTTGATTATGCACCATTGGCTTTTCCCGGTTTTTCTTGGAAAAATATGTACGGTCCTAATACTACTCAAATACCGAGAAATAAAGGTGATTTTTTCTGGGCACAGTTATCCGGAGCTATTTCTATGGGTGCAGAGATGTTGTATATAGCTATGTTCGATGAAATAGACGAGGGAACTGCGATATTTAAATGCGCTACCCGTGTCCCGGAATCGTTTGTGCCGATAGAAGAGGGATTGCAAAGCGATCATTATTTATGGTTGGTAGGGGAAGCCGGGAAAATGTTGAGGAAAGAGATACCGTTGAGTATATCCCAACCTGTTAGAAAATAA
- a CDS encoding GH92 family glycosyl hydrolase: protein MKNMKLIGCHLAAVIVFSGLFFSCSQTHVVKEYVDYVNVFIGTGGHGHTYPGATLPHGMVQLSPDTRLFGWDGCSGYYYADSSIIGFSHTHLSGTGIGDYGDILMMPTSGENKFMVSGSAEDPDSGYRSRFSHKEEEAVPGYYKVRLSDYDITAELTAALRTGFHRYTYPEGKAANLIIDMEPTIHGHQHPVTEIRIINDSTVSGMKYTTGWAKNHYVYFYAEFSRPFTHTLYSGDTLIEGNLVKAKTAKALLTFIPEEAKKEVLVKVGISSVDCEGAKKNMKADISGWDFDKTVADARKIWNNELSVIDVKTDDAEQREIFYTALYHTAISPCIASDVDGRYRTMGHTIVQDTSYTNYTLFSLWDTFRALHPLYTVIRPDINQAFIRAFLRKYDESGVLPKWELASNETGTMIGYHAVSVIADAFFKNQRNFDVNRALSACVRSSTYDTTGITPMMPASIVARIMPLELKYKNELGYVPADRCGRSVSQGIEFAYNDWLIAQMAEALDQKDIADAYTKRGEYWKNYVDPETRLMRGRNMNGSWVTPFDPRATFKGSCYVEGNAWQWSWFIPQDVPGLIEEMGGKDAFVAKLDSMFSMSSELTGDAGAALDVTGMIGQYAHGNEPSHHIPYLYNYVDEAWKTQALVDSILCTLYHDDPDGISGNEDCGQMSAWYVLNSMGFYSFCPGIPVYEIGRPLFDEVTVRLSGDKTFVVKALNNSKENKYVQSVKWNGLPLSEPRFSHQMLASGGVLEFEMGKEPNKELFKTY from the coding sequence ATGAAGAATATGAAATTAATAGGGTGTCATCTGGCAGCAGTTATTGTTTTTTCAGGATTGTTTTTTTCTTGTTCGCAAACTCATGTTGTCAAAGAGTATGTAGATTATGTTAATGTATTCATCGGGACAGGTGGGCACGGCCACACCTATCCCGGTGCTACGTTGCCTCACGGTATGGTGCAGTTGAGCCCTGATACGCGATTGTTCGGGTGGGACGGCTGTTCCGGATATTATTATGCTGATAGCTCTATAATCGGGTTCAGTCATACGCATTTGAGCGGTACGGGAATCGGAGATTACGGGGACATACTGATGATGCCTACTTCCGGAGAAAATAAATTTATGGTATCAGGAAGTGCGGAAGATCCTGATTCAGGCTATCGTTCTCGTTTTTCTCATAAAGAAGAAGAGGCTGTTCCGGGATATTACAAAGTTAGGTTGTCCGATTATGATATTACCGCTGAGTTGACTGCTGCCCTGAGAACAGGTTTTCATCGTTATACATATCCGGAAGGTAAAGCTGCCAATTTGATTATAGATATGGAGCCTACGATTCATGGTCATCAACATCCGGTTACGGAAATACGGATTATAAATGATTCTACTGTTTCGGGAATGAAATATACGACGGGATGGGCAAAAAATCATTATGTTTATTTTTATGCAGAGTTTTCAAGACCATTTACTCATACGTTGTATTCGGGAGATACATTAATTGAGGGAAATCTCGTGAAAGCGAAAACGGCAAAGGCGTTGTTGACTTTTATTCCTGAGGAGGCAAAAAAAGAGGTTCTGGTTAAAGTCGGCATTTCTTCTGTCGATTGTGAAGGTGCGAAGAAAAATATGAAGGCTGATATTTCGGGATGGGATTTTGATAAAACCGTAGCGGATGCCCGTAAAATATGGAATAACGAACTTTCGGTTATCGATGTCAAGACCGATGATGCTGAACAAAGGGAAATTTTCTATACAGCCTTATATCATACGGCCATATCGCCTTGTATCGCTTCTGATGTTGACGGACGTTACCGGACAATGGGACACACGATCGTACAAGACACTTCTTATACGAATTATACTCTTTTTTCTTTGTGGGATACTTTCCGGGCATTGCATCCGTTATATACGGTGATTCGTCCCGATATTAATCAGGCATTTATCCGGGCTTTCTTGAGAAAATACGATGAGAGCGGCGTACTTCCCAAATGGGAACTGGCTTCGAACGAAACCGGTACGATGATCGGTTATCATGCTGTATCGGTAATTGCCGATGCTTTTTTCAAGAATCAACGTAATTTTGACGTAAATAGAGCTTTGTCGGCATGTGTCCGTTCATCTACTTATGATACGACGGGCATTACACCTATGATGCCGGCTTCTATTGTTGCTCGTATTATGCCTTTGGAATTAAAGTATAAAAACGAATTAGGTTATGTACCGGCCGATCGTTGCGGAAGATCGGTCTCGCAAGGTATAGAGTTTGCATATAATGACTGGCTGATCGCACAGATGGCAGAGGCTTTGGATCAGAAAGATATAGCTGATGCTTATACGAAAAGAGGAGAATATTGGAAAAACTACGTCGATCCTGAGACCCGTTTGATGAGAGGTCGCAATATGAATGGTTCATGGGTAACGCCTTTTGATCCGAGAGCGACTTTTAAGGGTTCTTGCTATGTAGAGGGGAATGCGTGGCAGTGGAGTTGGTTTATTCCTCAAGATGTCCCCGGATTGATCGAAGAAATGGGAGGAAAGGATGCTTTTGTTGCCAAGTTGGATTCTATGTTTTCAATGTCCTCGGAGTTGACCGGAGATGCCGGTGCAGCTCTCGATGTTACAGGAATGATAGGACAATATGCACATGGAAATGAACCCAGTCATCATATCCCTTATCTTTATAATTATGTAGATGAAGCATGGAAGACCCAGGCTTTGGTCGATTCTATTCTTTGTACTTTATATCACGATGATCCGGATGGAATTTCGGGAAATGAAGATTGTGGTCAAATGTCGGCTTGGTATGTCCTTAATTCCATGGGATTTTATTCTTTCTGTCCGGGTATTCCGGTTTATGAGATCGGCCGTCCGTTGTTTGACGAAGTTACGGTGCGATTGTCCGGGGATAAGACATTTGTAGTAAAAGCATTAAATAACAGTAAAGAAAATAAGTATGTCCAGTCTGTAAAATGGAACGGTTTACCGTTATCCGAACCTCGTTTTTCTCATCAAATGCTTGCCAGTGGGGGAGTATTGGAGTTTGAAATGGGGAAAGAACCGAATAAGGAATTATTTAAAACGTATTAA
- a CDS encoding glycoside hydrolase family 2 protein, with the protein MRDTIAILSLTAALLTGGDLLFAKDKVVFNRDFSPAEGLVSPQEKPYRQEICLNGLWDFQPVAVPRDWKQGNGVAPILTEPREGQWEQVKIKIPSPWNVNDWGGGIETGEGSKNPYAPSSVYYPSYPSSWIREKMGWLRREFSIPADWKKDNRLILHFEAVAGECVVKVNGKEVCRNFDQYLPFDADVTDYIDWNKPNELLVGVRHNTLFQKFHPEYKKMKTTYALGSNTDKIVGIWQDVFLWAVPEVRVTEAFIKPWVDRDELEIDVNIINQSRQLKTILLGGDAREWINNAGKTILDAPEIKWTLGHTALTIDPVSVTLKPGETQKVTLQTKVGNRLKLWSPETPNLYMLSLKISDKKQTYDIKDIRFGWRQFKLSGTDFLLNGKKIQCVGDIQHPFGPYICSRRFAWAWLQMIKDFGGNSVRPHAQPWPRVYYDLADEMGIMVLDETGLFGSSINLNFEAPEAWEHYAEHLERLILRDRNHPSVIGWSVGNELFAIALLNKPSKEVAKKWDDKIVELADRVPAWDPTRGFITCDGDRDLDGRLPVWSKHFGHGLKLDLLPEKKDKPMIVGESGATYYGKPDQLYQFAGDKPYISYYGRNEALAVDVYQNVQKMAKPFLAYYSPSEVCWFGLEHLNLGYGDYSRLPDGQDGVFAGKVYEEGKPGYQFERIPPYVTTFNPGIDPSLPLYKPLPMFHALKAALADKPCEWDHYTELKIPKPAALPQPVHSEVFFIGDKTGALAGHLRKTGITFSKNKKSSVVIVDGENIGDDQLKQFAAVMKSAKKSGRTILIMTATKGIDSKILPLLPANIETTNRTATAFNPGERSEWGGYFTVPALYFSEIDSKEPILKQGLSGAFVDEGTIVFDASGVDWSLFNRAPENRKCAQVVLYEKLQKPSGVAMVTYPLGKSVIAVSSINYLVDTKETAAFWERFFSVMKIDLNKDNVQSGKSKKVQHDLLLDGPVDSK; encoded by the coding sequence ATGAGAGATACTATTGCAATTTTGAGTTTGACGGCAGCATTATTGACGGGAGGAGATTTGTTGTTTGCAAAGGATAAAGTCGTGTTTAATCGGGATTTTTCTCCTGCAGAAGGACTTGTGTCACCGCAAGAAAAACCGTATCGGCAAGAAATATGTTTGAACGGGTTGTGGGATTTTCAACCGGTAGCCGTGCCTCGTGATTGGAAGCAGGGGAATGGAGTTGCCCCCATATTGACAGAGCCTCGAGAGGGGCAGTGGGAACAAGTAAAAATAAAAATTCCGTCACCGTGGAATGTAAATGATTGGGGCGGTGGAATAGAGACCGGAGAGGGTTCAAAGAATCCTTACGCTCCGAGTTCTGTTTATTATCCCTCATATCCATCCTCTTGGATACGAGAAAAAATGGGGTGGTTACGCCGGGAGTTTTCGATACCTGCCGATTGGAAAAAAGATAATCGTCTAATACTTCATTTTGAAGCTGTTGCAGGAGAATGTGTTGTAAAGGTCAATGGTAAAGAAGTTTGTCGGAATTTTGACCAATATTTGCCGTTTGATGCGGATGTTACCGATTATATTGATTGGAATAAGCCGAATGAGTTGTTAGTAGGTGTACGCCATAATACTCTTTTCCAGAAATTTCATCCGGAATATAAAAAAATGAAAACAACTTATGCATTGGGTTCTAATACCGATAAGATCGTCGGTATTTGGCAAGATGTATTTTTGTGGGCTGTACCTGAAGTTCGGGTAACGGAAGCTTTTATAAAGCCTTGGGTAGATCGTGATGAATTGGAAATAGATGTAAATATAATCAATCAGTCTCGACAACTTAAAACTATTTTATTAGGAGGTGATGCTCGTGAGTGGATTAACAATGCCGGAAAAACGATTTTGGATGCTCCTGAGATTAAATGGACATTAGGACATACGGCATTGACGATAGATCCGGTATCTGTGACTTTAAAACCGGGAGAAACACAAAAAGTAACTTTGCAAACTAAAGTAGGAAATCGATTGAAACTTTGGTCACCCGAAACCCCTAATTTGTATATGCTTTCTTTGAAAATTTCAGATAAGAAACAAACGTATGATATTAAGGATATTCGTTTCGGATGGCGTCAGTTCAAACTGTCGGGAACAGACTTTTTGTTGAACGGTAAGAAAATTCAGTGTGTCGGTGATATACAGCACCCTTTCGGTCCTTATATCTGTTCACGTCGTTTTGCTTGGGCATGGTTGCAGATGATTAAGGATTTTGGAGGGAATTCGGTACGTCCTCACGCACAGCCGTGGCCGCGTGTGTATTATGATTTGGCGGATGAGATGGGAATTATGGTATTGGATGAAACCGGATTGTTCGGAAGTTCTATCAATCTTAATTTTGAAGCACCTGAAGCTTGGGAACATTATGCGGAACATTTGGAACGTCTGATTCTTCGAGACAGAAATCACCCTTCTGTAATTGGTTGGAGTGTCGGTAATGAATTATTTGCTATTGCTCTTTTAAATAAACCGTCTAAAGAGGTGGCGAAAAAATGGGATGATAAAATTGTAGAACTTGCAGATCGTGTGCCGGCATGGGATCCGACGAGGGGTTTTATAACTTGTGACGGAGACCGGGATTTAGACGGGCGATTGCCTGTGTGGAGTAAGCATTTCGGGCACGGGCTGAAATTGGATTTATTACCGGAGAAGAAAGATAAACCGATGATTGTCGGAGAATCGGGAGCCACCTATTATGGGAAACCTGATCAATTGTATCAGTTTGCAGGAGATAAGCCATATATTTCTTATTACGGACGTAATGAAGCTTTGGCAGTAGATGTATATCAGAATGTACAGAAAATGGCAAAACCGTTTTTGGCTTATTATTCACCGTCCGAAGTTTGTTGGTTCGGATTGGAACATCTGAATCTCGGTTATGGCGATTATTCCCGTTTACCAGATGGGCAGGACGGTGTATTTGCTGGAAAAGTTTATGAAGAGGGTAAGCCTGGATATCAATTTGAGCGCATTCCGCCTTATGTGACAACTTTTAATCCGGGAATCGATCCTTCATTGCCTCTCTATAAACCGTTGCCTATGTTTCATGCCTTAAAGGCTGCATTAGCAGATAAACCTTGCGAATGGGATCATTATACGGAGTTGAAAATTCCGAAACCCGCAGCTCTTCCTCAGCCGGTGCATTCCGAAGTATTTTTTATCGGAGATAAAACCGGAGCATTGGCTGGTCATTTAAGAAAAACAGGGATAACGTTTTCTAAGAATAAAAAGTCTTCTGTGGTAATTGTTGATGGAGAGAACATCGGTGACGATCAATTGAAGCAATTTGCCGCTGTTATGAAATCTGCTAAAAAATCCGGTCGTACGATTCTGATAATGACGGCCACTAAAGGTATTGATTCGAAGATTTTACCGTTATTGCCTGCAAATATTGAAACGACAAATAGAACGGCGACGGCATTTAATCCCGGTGAAAGATCTGAATGGGGAGGATATTTTACTGTCCCGGCACTTTATTTTTCAGAAATAGATAGTAAAGAACCCATCCTTAAACAGGGACTCTCAGGAGCTTTTGTCGATGAGGGAACTATCGTTTTCGATGCCTCGGGAGTCGATTGGTCTCTCTTTAATCGGGCTCCGGAGAATAGGAAATGTGCACAAGTAGTATTATATGAAAAGCTACAGAAACCATCAGGGGTAGCAATGGTTACCTATCCTTTAGGAAAATCGGTGATAGCAGTTTCTTCTATAAACTATCTTGTCGATACAAAAGAGACTGCGGCTTTTTGGGAACGATTCTTTTCTGTGATGAAAATAGATTTGAATAAGGATAATGTACAGTCTGGAAAAAGTAAAAAGGTACAGCACGATTTATTGTTGGACGGACCTGTAGATAGTAAATAA
- a CDS encoding GDSL-type esterase/lipase family protein — translation MEKSGDIFISRHLHSFLDLMIDYMYKYLICVFIFFLGNAKMYAQRVACIGASITYGATIPEREKYAYPAQLGALLGVGYEVFNYGVSGCTMLKKGNLSYWNTKEYLQALSCSPDVVFIDLGGNDSKLINRKYLNEFEADCRAMIRSFRNLPSNPRVILLTPIVSFVTDTTGIWNTVIARDIVPMTKKAASKEGVEIIDMHPLLEDRPDLLKDKIHPNAEGAKMMANKMYDLLMQEKEK, via the coding sequence ATGGAAAAGAGTGGAGATATTTTTATTAGTCGGCATCTTCACTCTTTTTTAGATTTAATGATTGATTATATGTATAAATATTTGATCTGTGTTTTTATATTCTTTTTAGGAAATGCAAAAATGTATGCACAGCGTGTAGCTTGTATAGGAGCGAGTATTACTTATGGCGCTACGATACCGGAAAGAGAGAAGTATGCTTATCCGGCTCAGTTGGGGGCATTGCTTGGTGTAGGGTATGAAGTATTTAATTACGGGGTAAGCGGTTGTACGATGTTGAAAAAAGGCAATCTGTCTTATTGGAATACAAAGGAGTATCTGCAAGCATTATCTTGTAGTCCGGATGTTGTGTTTATCGATTTGGGAGGAAATGACAGTAAATTGATTAATCGGAAGTATCTGAATGAGTTTGAGGCTGATTGCAGAGCCATGATACGTTCTTTTAGGAATTTGCCTTCGAATCCACGAGTTATATTGTTGACGCCTATTGTTTCGTTCGTGACCGATACAACCGGGATATGGAATACGGTTATTGCAAGGGATATTGTTCCTATGACTAAAAAAGCAGCGAGTAAAGAGGGAGTAGAAATTATTGATATGCATCCTTTATTGGAAGATCGTCCCGATTTATTGAAAGATAAAATACATCCCAATGCTGAGGGTGCGAAAATGATGGCGAATAAAATGTATGATTTATTAATGCAGGAGAAAGAAAAATAA